A stretch of Lactuca sativa cultivar Salinas chromosome 6, Lsat_Salinas_v11, whole genome shotgun sequence DNA encodes these proteins:
- the LOC111915782 gene encoding uncharacterized protein LOC111915782 isoform X1 produces the protein MEEIEHFSHENHPLNLINSEMIVGARFDGGDKKPQVIGCNACDKPISSGFAYACTKCRYFLHKACAQLPPTFNDPSLYHHPLILTRMTDPRSWKCAVCRIQKKSGMFSYTFEKDYIYIFKACIDCCVSRITRKAEADAIKEAGRIKIEHKGHPQHTLSLKLRPNVVLCDACKAKDEGLFYECDSCDFWIHKTCVSLAHTIDLPHHPNHKLVLVYSLPEIFFNFWYYCEICNEYIQRNEWLYHCANCRYFVHIRCALNAEQTSTTQRDVSSTSFVDEDLKDLLEFPMSEAFTDPLKLLHLDKTTMHDDESKKIKHWSHNHPLILNVDHQVNNMYGIISSDPIEVCQGCVRPLSFPYYSCKDGCSFSLHKYCAELPLKLQHQLHPDHSLVLINAAGHGIIHECIGCFSKGNMYFYRCKTCEFYLDVNCAFLPKTIKHKSHKHPLIQVMDPYPLCNACEKFSRGISYACKSCDFILDMYCAMRSPHSLAHRYCKGHKIPLTYPPIMDHPEDFYCDICEKEMHPKLPLYYCHKCKNSFHLDCIIRIDYQANMLYKGTRNVSYHKHPLTFVRRKKTPKYVCSVCNQDINGYLSLECRARVCNFNICYECHLEQ, from the exons ATGGAAGAGATTGAACACTTTAGTCATGAAAACCATCCATTAAATCTTATAAACTCTGAGATGATTGTAGGTGCTAGATTCGATGGTGGTGATAAAAAACCACAAGTCATTGGATGCAATGCATGTGACAAGCCCATATCAAGTGGTTTTGCATATGCTTGTACCAAATGTCGTTACTTTCTGCATAAAGCATGTGCACAACTACCACCCACTTTCAACGACCCTTCCTTATATCATCACCCTCTAATACTTACTCGTATGACAGATCCCAGATCATGGAAATGTGCGGTGTGTCGTATTCAAAAGAAATCTGGGATGTTTTCATATACTTTCGAAAAGGATTACATATACATCTTTAAAGCTTGCATTGATTGTTGTGTTTCTAGGATTACTCGCAAGGCAGAAGCTGATGCTATCAAGGAGGCAGGAAGGATCAAGATTGAACATAAAGGCCATCCACAACACACTTTAAGCCTCAAATTAAGACCTAatgtggtgttgtgtgatgcaTGCAAAGCTAAGGATGAAGGCTTATTCTATGAGTGTGATAGTTGTGATTTCTGGATCCACAAGACTTGTGTTTCCTTAGCACATACCATCGATCTACCTCATCACCCCAATCACAAATTGGTTCTTGTCTATTCTCTTCCAGAAATATTCTTTAATTTTTGGTATTATTGTGAAATTTGCAATGAATACATCCAGCGGAATGAGTGGTTATACCATTGTGCAAATTGTAGATATTTTGTACATATCAGGTGTGCCTTAAATGCAGAGCAAACTTCTACTACTCAAAG AGATGTCTCAAGTACTTCTTTTGTTGATGAAGACCTAAAAGATTTGTTGGAATTTCCCATGTCAGAGGCATTCACAGATCCATTAAAACTACTACATTTGGATAAGACAACTATGCATGATGATGAgagtaaaaaaattaaacattggaGCCATAATCATCCATTAATCCTTAATGTAGATCATCAAGTTAACAACATGTATGGTATCATCTCTAGTGATCCAATAGAGGTATGTCAGGGGTGTGTACGACCCCTTTCCTTTCCATACTATAGTTGCAAAGATGGATGTTCATTCTCTCTCCACAAATATTGTGCTGAGTTACCACTCAAATTACAACATCAACTTCACCCAGATCATTCGCTTGTATTGATAAATGCAGCGGGACATGGTATAATCCATGAATGCATTGGTTGTTTTAGCAAAGGCAACATGTATTTTTATAGGTGTAAAACTTGTGAGTTTTACCTTGATGTCAATTGTGCATTTTTACCCAAAACCATTAAACACAAATCCCACAAGCATCCTCTTATCCAAGTTATGGATCCATACCCTCTTTGTAACGCATGTGAAAAATTTTCTAGAGGTATAAGCTATGCTTGTAAGTCTTGCGACTTCATATTAGACATGTATTGTGCAATGAGATCACCACATTCCCTTGCTCATAGATATTGCAAAGGGCATAAAATCCCACTGACGTATCCCCCTATCATGGATCACCCGGAAGATTTCTATTGTGATATCTGTGAGAAAGAAATGCACCCTAAGTTGCCACTCTATTATTGTCACAAATGCAAAAATTCTTTTCATCTTGATTGCATTATTCGAATCGATTATCAAGCAAACATGTTGTACAAGGGCACAAGAAATGTTTCCTATCATAAACATCCATTAACATTTGTTCGGAGAAAGAAAACGCCCAAGTATGTGTGTTCTGTTTGTAATCAAGATATTAATGGTTATTTGAGCCTCGAATGTCGGGCAAGAGTCTGTAATTTCAATATTTGTTATGAATGTCATCTTGAGCAATGA
- the LOC111915782 gene encoding uncharacterized protein LOC111915782 isoform X2 yields the protein MEEIEHFSHENHPLNLINSEMIVGARFDGGDKKPQVIGCNACDKPISSGFAYACTKCRYFLHKACAQLPPTFNDPSLYHHPLILTRMTDPRSWKCAVCRIQKKSGMFSYTFEKDYIYIFKACIDCCVSRITRKAEADAIKEAGRIKIEHKGHPQHTLSLKLRPNVVLCDACKAKDEGLFYECDSCDFWIHKTCVSLAHTIDLPHHPNHKLIFCTYQVCLKCRANFYYSKRCLKYFFC from the exons ATGGAAGAGATTGAACACTTTAGTCATGAAAACCATCCATTAAATCTTATAAACTCTGAGATGATTGTAGGTGCTAGATTCGATGGTGGTGATAAAAAACCACAAGTCATTGGATGCAATGCATGTGACAAGCCCATATCAAGTGGTTTTGCATATGCTTGTACCAAATGTCGTTACTTTCTGCATAAAGCATGTGCACAACTACCACCCACTTTCAACGACCCTTCCTTATATCATCACCCTCTAATACTTACTCGTATGACAGATCCCAGATCATGGAAATGTGCGGTGTGTCGTATTCAAAAGAAATCTGGGATGTTTTCATATACTTTCGAAAAGGATTACATATACATCTTTAAAGCTTGCATTGATTGTTGTGTTTCTAGGATTACTCGCAAGGCAGAAGCTGATGCTATCAAGGAGGCAGGAAGGATCAAGATTGAACATAAAGGCCATCCACAACACACTTTAAGCCTCAAATTAAGACCTAatgtggtgttgtgtgatgcaTGCAAAGCTAAGGATGAAGGCTTATTCTATGAGTGTGATAGTTGTGATTTCTGGATCCACAAGACTTGTGTTTCCTTAGCACATACCATCGATCTACCTCATCACCCCAATCACAAATTG ATATTTTGTACATATCAGGTGTGCCTTAAATGCAGAGCAAACTTCTACTACTCAAAG AGATGTCTCAAGTACTTCTTTTGTTGA